The following nucleotide sequence is from Dyella sp. BiH032.
GCGCGCGTATATCCCAACGGCTACGCCGACGTGAACCAGTTCCACGAAGCCGGCGGCATGGGCTTCCTCATCGACCAGCTGCTGGGCGCGGGCCTGCTGCACGGCGACGTGCGCACCGTGTTCGGCACCGGCCTGGACGGTTATGCGCAGACGCCCGTGCTGGGCGAGGACGGCACCCTGCGCTGGGAACCGGTGGCGAAGGAAAGCGGCAATCGCGGCGTGCTGCGCGGCGCGGCCGAACCGTTCCGCGCGGATGGCGGTCTGCGCATGCTGTCCGGCAATCTCGGCCGCGCGGTGATCAAGGTGTCGTCCGTGCCGGAAGATCGCCAGGTGATCGAAGCCCCGGCCGTGGTATTCCACGACCAGGACGACGTGCGCAAGGCGTTCGAGCGCGGCGAGCTGAATCGCGACTTCGTCGCCGTGGTGCGCTTCCAGGGACCCCGCGCCATGGGCATGCCGGAACTGCACAAGCTGACCCCGACGCTCGGCGTGCTGCAGGATCGCGGCTACCGCATCGCCCTGTTGACCGACGGCCGCATGTCCGGTGCGTCCGGCCGAGTGCCGGCGGCCATCCATGTGACACCCGAAGCCGAGGCGCAGGGGCCGATCGCCAAGATCCGCGACGGCGACGTCATTCGTCTCGATGCGACCAACGGCACGCTCGAGGTGCTGGTCGATGCCGCCGAATTCGCTGCGCGTGCGCCGGCCACCGCCGATCTCTCCGCGCACCACAGCGGCATGGGCCGCGAGCTGTTCGGCCTGTTCCGCCAAGCGGCAGTCGAGGCCGATCTCGGCGCCGGCGTGCTTTGACTTCTCTCCCGTACCAGGACCTTCCATGAGCAGCATCGAAACCAAGCAGCAGCAAGTCGAAGCCACCCTGCGCCTCGCGCCCGTGGTGCCGGTGGTGATCATCGACGACGCGAAAGCCGCCGTGCCGATGGCCCGTGCCCTGGTGGCCGGCGGCATTCCCGCGATCGAAGTCACGCTGCGTACGCCGGCCGCGCTGGAAGCGATCCGCGCCATCGCCGCCGAGGTGGAAGGTGCGGTTATTGGCGTAGGTACGGTGCTGACGCCGCAGGATCTGGAGAACGCGCGCCAGGCCGGCGCCCGCTTTGCCGTATCGCCGGGCGTGTCGCCGAAATTGCTGGCGGCCGCGGACGACAGCGAGCTGCCGTTGTTGCCCGGCGTGGCCACGGCCTCCGAAGCGATGAGCTTGCTGGAGCGCGGCTATCGCCACCTGAAGTTCTTCCCGGCCGTGCCGGCCGGTGGCCACAAGCTGCTGGGCGCATGGGCCAGCCCGCTGCCGCAGATTCGATTCTGCCCGACCGGCGGGATCAGCCTGGCCAGCGCGCCGGATTTCCTCTCGTTGCCGAACGTGGTCTGTGTGGGCGGATCGTGGCTGACGCCGGCCGACAAGCTGAAGGCGGGCGACTGGGCCGGCATCGAGGAACTCGCCCGCGAAGCGGCGTTGCTCAAGGCGCGCTGATCGCGATGGCCTGAGCCTACGAGGCGCACACGCCGAACAGTGTGGACAAGCGGCACAAAAAAAGCCGGCCCGGGAAACCCGGGCCGGCTTTTTCATTGCGCAAACTCAGTTGACGTTGACCGCGCTCCACGCGGAAGCCACGCCGTTGTACTGCGTGGAACCGGTACCGTAGAGATCCGCCGCCGCCTTGAGCGTGGCGGTGCGGGCGCTGGCGTAGTTGGTGTTGGATGTCATATACACCGTCAGCGCGCGATACCAGATCTTCTGCGCGGCGTCGCGGCCGATGCCGCCCGCGGCGGTGTTGCCGTTGCAGACCAGGCTGGCCGCGGAGAGATTCGCCGCCGTGCCCGCGCCGAAGCCGGCCGGCACCACCGCGCCTTCCGCCAGCAGGTAGAAGAAGTGGTTGCCCACGCCGGAGCTGTAATGCACGTTGAGCGAGCCGACCGAGCTGCTCCAGCAGTCGGCCGAGGCGCCGTCGAGGCTTGGCTTGAACATGTAGCGCAGCGCGCTGGTGCCGTTGGGATTGCTGCGGTAGAGCTTCTCGCCGATCAGGTAGTCCGGCGTGTCGGCGCTGTTATTGGCGTAGTACTCGACCATGGTGCCGAAGATGTCGGAGTTGGCTTCGTTCAAGCCGCCCGACTCGCCGGAGTAGGCCAGGCCCGCCGTCGCCTGCGTGACGCCGTGGCTCATTTCATGCCCGGCCACGTCGACGCCGACCAGCGGGAACCAGGTGGTGCCGCCGTCGCCGTACTCCATCGCGCTGCCGTTCCAGGCCGCGTTGTTGGAGGTGTAGCCGGTGCCGACGTAGATCTTCACGTGCGCATAGCTCTTCACGCCCTTGCCGTCGTTGAAGATGCCGTTACGGCCGTGCACGTTCTTGTAGTAATCCCAGGTGTTGGCCACGCCGTACGCGATGTCGGACGCCACGGTGGCACGGTCGGTCTCGGCATTGTTGCCCCACACGTTGTCGGTGTCGGTGAACAAGGTCGCGGCGGACAGGTTGCGCGAGGTGTCGTTCTTGTCCTTCGCGTCGTAGACGGCACCGTTGCCGCGGCTGGGATCGAGCAGCTGATAGCCGCCGGTGACGGAGTTCGTCACGATGCCGACGTTGCCCACCAGCAGCGACTTGCCCGTGCCATTGGCGGCCGCGGTCTGGAACAGGTTCCAGCGATCCAGCACCTTGCCGTTGGTGGCATCAACGAAATAGCGCATGTTCGCCGTACCGAAGGCATCGGACGCGCCCTGCACGTTCACTTCATAGGCCAGCACCGGTTTGTCGCCGCGCGCGTAGATCACCAGGCCGCGGCTTTCGATGCTCTCGATCTCGCCGTTGAAATCCTTGCCCGCGGCGAGCAGCGCTTCATCCGCCGAGGCGCGGGGCGACAGGCTCGGGCGTCCGCGTCCGCGCAGGGTGAGGCTGGCTTCGCGGAAGCGGCCGTTGTTGCTGTGCACGACGACGTCGCCGCCGATCACCGGCAGCCCGCGATAGCTGCGCTGCATGCGCACGTGCTCGGTGCCGTCCGGGTCGATGATCACGTCGGTGGCTTCGAACGTATCGTCGCCGTCAGCCTGCAGGGCAGTGGCTTGTTGCTTGACCAACCCTTTGGCGAGGCCGGCAGCGGCCGTGTGGTCGAACCGGGCGGCATGCGCGCCGGTAGCGGTGAAGGCGGCGGCGATCGAAAGGCTGAGCAGGTACGGCTTCAAAGACATCGCGACACTCCTTAGGCGTGGACGTAGAAGACGGCGGCAGTGCGTATGCGCGCTGCCGGTGGCGCCCCCATAACCGGACTTCCCCCTGAGGCCGGCTATCCTCCTTGCGGACCGATCGCAAGAACATAGGAATGTTTCGTAACTTCCTTCATGCAAGGCTCGCGCAAGTCGGGCCGCGCATGACGTCCGTGATGCGCCGCCAGTTCACCCGCGATCGAGCATTAACGTGAAGCGCTGCTTTGGTTTTTCGTCCGCGCCCAGCCTGCGGTAGAAGTGCGCCGCCTGCTCGTTCCACGCGGGCGTCTGCCATTGCATGGCGGAGCAGCCGCAAGAGCCTGCGAAGGCCCGCAGCGTTTCGAGCAGCCGCAACCCGACGCCGCGACCGCGCCACGCTTCGCGCACGTAGAGGCAATCCATGTGCAGGAAGGTCGCTGCTTCCAGCGTGGAGAAGTCGATCGTCGCCGTCGCGTAGGCCACGGCTTGACCGTCGATCCACGCCATCCAGGCGCGTACCGACGGAGGATCGGCGTCGAGTGCGGAGGCAAGTGCGTCCGCGCGGTCGCCAAGCGCGTGGCCGATGCGTTCGTAGGTCGCGTGTTCGACGCACAAGGGCAGCAGCGCGGCGAGGTCGCTGCCGGTGGCGCGACGGATCGCCGGCGCTGTCGTCACGCGCTGCGCTCGAGGCCGAAGCCCTCGTCGATCCAGCCCGTGAGCCCGCCGATCATTTCCTTCACCGGGCGGCCGAGCTGCGCGAGCTTCACCGCGGCTTTGTTGGCGCCATTGCAGTGCGGGCCGGCGCAATACACGACGAACAGCGTATCGGCCGGGTATTCGGCAAGCCGCTGTTCGCTGATCGTACGCGTGGGCATGTTGGTCGCGCCGGGCACGTGGCCGGCGGCATAGAGCGTGGGAATGCGTACGTCGAGGAGAACGAAGTCCTTGGTCTCATGCTGCGTGGCGTAATGGACATCCGCGCAGTCGGTCTCGAAACCCAGGCGGGCCTGGAAGTGGGCGAGCGCCTGGGCGCTCGGCGCGGCGGGAAAGCGGTGGACGACGCTGCTCATGGGGTAATGCTCCGTGGTGAAGATGGCGCCAGTGTGGGCACTGGCGGCCTTCGCCGACATTGGCAAGAATGCCAGTCACCATGAAAAATCCGCCAAAGCGCCCACGAGGGTTTTCCGGCCCGGCCAATCGGCATGTCGCCGCCCTGGTCTACGACGGCCTGTGCACGTTCGAGTACGGCATCGCCGTGGAGATGTTCGGCATCGCGCGTCCCGAGGTGGATGAGTGGTATCGCTTCGCCTCCTGTGCGGTGGATGACGGCCCGATGCGGGCAGCGGGAGGGTTGCGTGTGCAGGCCGATCGCGGGCTGGAAGGCCTGGCCCGCGCGGGCACGATCATCGTACCGGGGTGGCGCGGCGCGGACGCCCCGCCACCGCCGGCACTGCTGGACGCACTGCGCGCGGCACACCGGCGTGGCGCGCGTCTGATGTCGTTCTGTTCCGGTGTGTTCGTGCTGGCGGCGGCCGGACTGCTGGATGGACGCGCCGCGACGACGCACTGGCGCTACGTGGACGCGCTGCGCGCTCGCCATCCCCGCATCCGGCTGGCACCGGACGTGCTCTACGTGGACGAAGGCGAGGTAATGACTTCTGCCGGCAGTGCCGCCGCGATCGACCTGTCGCTGCATCTGATTCGGCGCGACTACGGGCCGCGCATCGCCAACCAGGTCGCGCGCCGTGCGGTGGTGCCGACGCATCGCGATGGTGGCCAGGCGCAGTTCATCCCCTCGCCGCTGCCCGAACAGGGCGCCGCGCTGGGCAAGCTGCTGGAATGGATGCGGCGCAACCTCGCCGAGCCGCTTCCCCTGGGCATGCTGGCCGAACGCGCACGCATGAGCGAACGTACCTTGCTGCGGCGCTTCGAAGAGGCGACGGGCCGGTCGCCGAAACAGTGGCTGGTGCACGAGCGCCTCGGTCGCGCGCGGGAACTGCTGGAAGGCAGCGATCTGGCGGTGGAGCAGATCGCCGACCAATGCGGCTTCGGCAGCGCGGATACCCTGCGCCACCACTTTCGCCGCGCCTTGAAGGTCAGTCCCGCGCGTTATCGGGAAAGGTTCGCGCACGGCGGCTGACACAGCGACGGCGCAGGTTGCACGCGCTCCGTAGTGAAGCGCGTGCGAGCCGGCTAAGCTGCGCATCGGTTCCCCTCGCGCCATCCTATGCATTTCATCGTTCTGGCCATCTGCTGCAGTGTGCTGGTTTCCGTGCTCCTGAAACTGGCGCGCCGCTATGACGTCGACGTGGGCCAGGCGGTCGCCTGGAACTACGTGGCCACCAGCGCCCTGACCGCCTGGGTCTTTCATCCATCGCTGACATCGTTGGCGGCGCCTGGCGCGCCCTGGCTCGGTTTCGTCGGCTTGGGCATGCTCTTGCCGCTGATCTTCCTGGCGCTGGGTGCGTCGGTGCGGCATGCCGGCATCGTGCGCAGCGACGCGGCGCAACGGTTGTCGCTGGTGGTCTCGTTGCTGGCGGCATTCCTGCTCTTCGGCGAATCGGCGAGCGCAGCCAAGCTGGCGGGCATCGCGCTGGGACTGGTCGCCCTCGCCTGCATGGTATGGCGCCGCGATGCGGAGACGGGCGAAGAAGGGACCGGTTGGCTCTGGCCGCTGGCGGTATTTGCCGGCTTCGCCGCCATCGACATCCTGTTCAAGCACGTCGCCCAGGCGGGCACGCCGTTCGCGGCGTCGCTGCAGGCGATGTTCGCGCTGGCGCTGGTAGTGGCGTTCGCCATCCAGCTGGCGCGGCGCCTTGCGGGCAGGACGCGTTTCACTGTGCGCAACGCAGTCGCCGGCTTGCTGCTGGGCCTGGCGAACTTCGGCAACATCGTGTTCTACGTGCGTGCGCACCAGGCACTCGCCGACCGGCCGTCGCTGGTCTTCGCGGCCATGAACCTCGGCGTGGTCGCGCTGGGCGCGCTGGTGGGCACACTGGTTTTCCGTGAGAGGCTCAGTCGCCTGAACGTGTTTGGCGTGGTTCTGGCGGCGGCAGCGATCGCGTTGGCGACGCAGGGCTGACGCCGTCGCCGGCGCGTCAGGCCGGCTCCTGCTCTGGCGATGCCTGGACCGGCAGGTCGTTGCCCGGCAAGGCCGCGTCGACGGTGACCGGCTCGCTCGCGGCAAGCAGGTCGCGGGCTTCCTGTTTCGTGCTCACCGCCGGCGGCGAGCCACGCAAGGGCAGGTTGGCGGTCTCGCGCACGAACAGCATGGTGAACAAGCCGATGGCAGCCGCGCCCATCAGGTAATAAGCGGGTACCAGCGGGTCGCCTGTGCGCTCCACCAGCCACGCCGCCACCAGTGGCGTGGTACCGCCGAACAGCGATACGGACACATTG
It contains:
- a CDS encoding bifunctional 4-hydroxy-2-oxoglutarate aldolase/2-dehydro-3-deoxy-phosphogluconate aldolase; this encodes MSSIETKQQQVEATLRLAPVVPVVIIDDAKAAVPMARALVAGGIPAIEVTLRTPAALEAIRAIAAEVEGAVIGVGTVLTPQDLENARQAGARFAVSPGVSPKLLAAADDSELPLLPGVATASEAMSLLERGYRHLKFFPAVPAGGHKLLGAWASPLPQIRFCPTGGISLASAPDFLSLPNVVCVGGSWLTPADKLKAGDWAGIEELAREAALLKAR
- a CDS encoding M4 family metallopeptidase is translated as MSLKPYLLSLSIAAAFTATGAHAARFDHTAAAGLAKGLVKQQATALQADGDDTFEATDVIIDPDGTEHVRMQRSYRGLPVIGGDVVVHSNNGRFREASLTLRGRGRPSLSPRASADEALLAAGKDFNGEIESIESRGLVIYARGDKPVLAYEVNVQGASDAFGTANMRYFVDATNGKVLDRWNLFQTAAANGTGKSLLVGNVGIVTNSVTGGYQLLDPSRGNGAVYDAKDKNDTSRNLSAATLFTDTDNVWGNNAETDRATVASDIAYGVANTWDYYKNVHGRNGIFNDGKGVKSYAHVKIYVGTGYTSNNAAWNGSAMEYGDGGTTWFPLVGVDVAGHEMSHGVTQATAGLAYSGESGGLNEANSDIFGTMVEYYANNSADTPDYLIGEKLYRSNPNGTSALRYMFKPSLDGASADCWSSSVGSLNVHYSSGVGNHFFYLLAEGAVVPAGFGAGTAANLSAASLVCNGNTAAGGIGRDAAQKIWYRALTVYMTSNTNYASARTATLKAAADLYGTGSTQYNGVASAWSAVNVN
- a CDS encoding GNAT family N-acetyltransferase produces the protein MTTAPAIRRATGSDLAALLPLCVEHATYERIGHALGDRADALASALDADPPSVRAWMAWIDGQAVAYATATIDFSTLEAATFLHMDCLYVREAWRGRGVGLRLLETLRAFAGSCGCSAMQWQTPAWNEQAAHFYRRLGADEKPKQRFTLMLDRG
- a CDS encoding rhodanese-like domain-containing protein — its product is MSSVVHRFPAAPSAQALAHFQARLGFETDCADVHYATQHETKDFVLLDVRIPTLYAAGHVPGATNMPTRTISEQRLAEYPADTLFVVYCAGPHCNGANKAAVKLAQLGRPVKEMIGGLTGWIDEGFGLERSA
- the ftrA gene encoding transcriptional regulator FtrA — protein: MKNPPKRPRGFSGPANRHVAALVYDGLCTFEYGIAVEMFGIARPEVDEWYRFASCAVDDGPMRAAGGLRVQADRGLEGLARAGTIIVPGWRGADAPPPPALLDALRAAHRRGARLMSFCSGVFVLAAAGLLDGRAATTHWRYVDALRARHPRIRLAPDVLYVDEGEVMTSAGSAAAIDLSLHLIRRDYGPRIANQVARRAVVPTHRDGGQAQFIPSPLPEQGAALGKLLEWMRRNLAEPLPLGMLAERARMSERTLLRRFEEATGRSPKQWLVHERLGRARELLEGSDLAVEQIADQCGFGSADTLRHHFRRALKVSPARYRERFAHGG
- a CDS encoding DMT family transporter, with the translated sequence MHFIVLAICCSVLVSVLLKLARRYDVDVGQAVAWNYVATSALTAWVFHPSLTSLAAPGAPWLGFVGLGMLLPLIFLALGASVRHAGIVRSDAAQRLSLVVSLLAAFLLFGESASAAKLAGIALGLVALACMVWRRDAETGEEGTGWLWPLAVFAGFAAIDILFKHVAQAGTPFAASLQAMFALALVVAFAIQLARRLAGRTRFTVRNAVAGLLLGLANFGNIVFYVRAHQALADRPSLVFAAMNLGVVALGALVGTLVFRERLSRLNVFGVVLAAAAIALATQG